One region of Bactrocera neohumeralis isolate Rockhampton chromosome 5, APGP_CSIRO_Bneo_wtdbg2-racon-allhic-juicebox.fasta_v2, whole genome shotgun sequence genomic DNA includes:
- the LOC126760378 gene encoding peptide transporter family 1 isoform X1 — MIRRYFMGSFKKSAMETDLLRCAYMRVPRNRTIYVFDDKCLSCGTYVHKKENKPNNGVAQGTEPEITGNGKSATDDIHEPTAIADKSLDTPIVPIFGATAKDKNGAVEDSSIEPLSNVSEAEGQVKKLPYPKSVFFIISNEFCERFNYYGMRTILVLYLSRQLGYDDDTATVIFHIFTMFVYFLCVFGAIISDSWLGKFKTIFYLSLVYVAGSVLVALGAVPPLNLPDTEFTMIGLALIALGSGGIKPCVSAFGGDQFKIPEQVKQMTTFFSLFYFSINAGSLISTTVTPILREDVHCFGEKECYSLAFGVPAILMAVSIIVFVLGRPLYKSKPPAGNMVVLVSKTIGNAIATKWREKKTNPREHWLDYADKKYDRQLIEDVKVLMRVLVLYLPLPIFWALFDQQGSRWTIQATRMDGDMGSWNIKPDQMQMINPFLILAFIPLYELAFYPLLGFVGIRRPLQKLTLGGIFAGIAFVVSGLVELSLEDTYPILPTAGNAQLRVYNGENCDYAITSNLTGLNFDIASLDMFVNRSINIDSTNHLYVEFEFTEKAGLNCFEFPKQTFVFDTTTAHYLFLNSKNTTHPLIWGQDTISKPSRGYPFVRTLANVQAGRQIEWRNKKGSIEHTEPANLRNETELKSGDYDVLVDNTLAAAEYLSVGGRYTIIINEETTGVYKSNVVIVTEPNSMSIFWLIPQYVIMTLGEVMFSVTGLEFSYAQAPVTMKSVLQACWLLTVAFGNVIVVIIAELKLFDSQADEFFLFAGLMFVDMIIFMFVAYRYKPNNPAAHSEVEPLTPAETNEKVGIDNVAKTIDE; from the exons aAAATAAGCCTAATAATGGCGTTGCACAAGGCACTGAACCAGAAATAACTGGAAATGGCAAATCGGCGACCGATGATATTCATGAGCCTACAGCAATTGCCGATAAATCACTGGATACTCCGATTGTACCTATATTCGGCGCAACAGCGAAGGATAAAAATGGTGCGGTGGAGGATAGCAGCATCGAACCTCTTTCCAATGTTTCTGAAGCAGAGGGACAAGTTAAG aAACTACCATATCCGAAATCAGTATTCTTTATCATCAGTAATGAGTTCTGCGAACGCTTCAACTATTATGGCATGCGAA CAATTCTCGTTTTGTACCTGAGTCGGCAACTAGGTTATGACGATGACACCGCTACCGTTATATTCCACATCTTCACTATGTTTGTGTATTTCTTATGCGTCTTTGGTGCTATAATTTCGGACAGTTGGCTTGGCAAATTCAAAACGATCTTCTATCTCTCGCTCGTCTATGTTGCTGGTTCAGTGTTGGTTGCTCTTGGTGCAGTGCCACCATTGAATTTGCCTGATACGGAATTTACCATGATCGGCTTGGCATTAATAGCTTTGGGTTCGGGCGGCATAAAACCGTGCGTCTCTGCATTTGGTGGCGATCAATTTAAGATTCCCGAACAAGTGAAGCAAATGACCACCTTCTTCTCACTCTTCTACTTTTCGATCAATGCTGGTTCATTGATTTCGACTACAGTAACACCAATTTTACGCGAGGATGTGCACTGCTTTGGCGAAAAAGAGTGTTATTCATTGGCCTTTGGCGTACCGGCTATTCTTATGGCAGTTTCGATAA TTGTCTTCGTGTTGGGTCGTCCACTTTACAAGAGCAAACCGCCGGCAGGAAATATGGTCGTATTAGTCAGCAAAACCATTGGT AACGCAATTGCTACCAAATGGCGTGAGAAGAAGACCAATCCTCGCGAACACTGGTTGGACTATGCCGATAAGAAATATGACCGTCAATTGATCGAAGATGTCAAAGTGTTGATGCGTGTGCTTGTACTCTATTTGCCTTTGCCCATTTTTTGGGCGCTCTTCGACCAGCAGGGTTCACGTTGGACTATTCAGGCAACGCGTATGGATGGCGACATGGGCTCGTGGAATATCAAACCAGATCAAATGCAAATGATAAATCCTTTCTTAATTCTGGCCTTCATTCCTCTTTATGAACTCGCCTTCTATCCTCTGCTTGGTTTCGTCGGCATTCGTCGTCCCTTGCAAAAGTTAACATTGGGTGGCATTTTTGCGGGCATAGCTTTCGTTGTTTCCGGTCTTGTGGAGCTAAGCCTGGAG GACACCTATCCAATTCTGCCAACAGCTGGAAATGCGCAACTTCGTGTCTACAATGGCGAAAACTGTGACTATGCCATCACCTCTAATTTGACCGGTTTAAACTTCGACATTGCTTCGCTCGATATGTTTGTGAACCGCAGCATCAATATTGACTCAACGAATCATCTGTATGTCGAATTTGAGTTCACCGAGAAAGCCGGTCTAAACTGCTTTGAATTTCCAAAGCAGACCTTTGTTTTcgatacaacaacagcacattatttgtttttgaattcgAAAAACACCACACATCCGTTAATATGGGGGCAAGACACGATAAGCAAACCCAGTCGCGGTTATCCGTTTGTACGTACTTTGGCGAACGTTCAGGCAGGTCGACAAATTGAGTGGAGGAATAAGAAAGGCTCCATCGAGCACACAGAACCCGCCAATTTGCGCAACGAAACCGAGCTAAAGTCTGGCGATTATGATGTTTTGGTCGATAACACGCTAGCTGCCGCGGAGTATCTCAGTGTTGGTGGCAGATACACAATCATAATAAATGAAGAAACAACTGGTGTTTATAAAAGTAATGTCGTAATTGTAACGGAACCAAATTCGATGTCAATTTTCTGGTTAATTCCGCAATACGTAATTATGACACTCGGTGAGGTTATGTTTTCGGTGACTGGTCTTGAGTTTTCATACGCGCAAGCGCCGGTAACAATGAAATCGGTACTGCAAGCCTGTTGGCTACTTACAGTTGCATTCGGTAATGTGATCGTCGTGATTATTGCCGAATTGAAGCTCTTCGATTCACAAGCCGACGAGTTCTTCCTCTTCGCTGGCCTTATGTTCGTCGATATGATCATCTTTATGTTTGTTGCCTACCGGTACAAGCCAAATAATCCGGCCGCACACAGCGAAGTCGAGCCATTGACGCCGGCGGAAACTAACGAGAAGGTTGGCATTGACAATGTGGCCAAAACGATCGATGAGTAG
- the LOC126760378 gene encoding peptide transporter family 1 isoform X2, producing MTEENENKPNNGVAQGTEPEITGNGKSATDDIHEPTAIADKSLDTPIVPIFGATAKDKNGAVEDSSIEPLSNVSEAEGQVKKLPYPKSVFFIISNEFCERFNYYGMRTILVLYLSRQLGYDDDTATVIFHIFTMFVYFLCVFGAIISDSWLGKFKTIFYLSLVYVAGSVLVALGAVPPLNLPDTEFTMIGLALIALGSGGIKPCVSAFGGDQFKIPEQVKQMTTFFSLFYFSINAGSLISTTVTPILREDVHCFGEKECYSLAFGVPAILMAVSIIVFVLGRPLYKSKPPAGNMVVLVSKTIGNAIATKWREKKTNPREHWLDYADKKYDRQLIEDVKVLMRVLVLYLPLPIFWALFDQQGSRWTIQATRMDGDMGSWNIKPDQMQMINPFLILAFIPLYELAFYPLLGFVGIRRPLQKLTLGGIFAGIAFVVSGLVELSLEDTYPILPTAGNAQLRVYNGENCDYAITSNLTGLNFDIASLDMFVNRSINIDSTNHLYVEFEFTEKAGLNCFEFPKQTFVFDTTTAHYLFLNSKNTTHPLIWGQDTISKPSRGYPFVRTLANVQAGRQIEWRNKKGSIEHTEPANLRNETELKSGDYDVLVDNTLAAAEYLSVGGRYTIIINEETTGVYKSNVVIVTEPNSMSIFWLIPQYVIMTLGEVMFSVTGLEFSYAQAPVTMKSVLQACWLLTVAFGNVIVVIIAELKLFDSQADEFFLFAGLMFVDMIIFMFVAYRYKPNNPAAHSEVEPLTPAETNEKVGIDNVAKTIDE from the exons ATGACGGAGGAAAATG aAAATAAGCCTAATAATGGCGTTGCACAAGGCACTGAACCAGAAATAACTGGAAATGGCAAATCGGCGACCGATGATATTCATGAGCCTACAGCAATTGCCGATAAATCACTGGATACTCCGATTGTACCTATATTCGGCGCAACAGCGAAGGATAAAAATGGTGCGGTGGAGGATAGCAGCATCGAACCTCTTTCCAATGTTTCTGAAGCAGAGGGACAAGTTAAG aAACTACCATATCCGAAATCAGTATTCTTTATCATCAGTAATGAGTTCTGCGAACGCTTCAACTATTATGGCATGCGAA CAATTCTCGTTTTGTACCTGAGTCGGCAACTAGGTTATGACGATGACACCGCTACCGTTATATTCCACATCTTCACTATGTTTGTGTATTTCTTATGCGTCTTTGGTGCTATAATTTCGGACAGTTGGCTTGGCAAATTCAAAACGATCTTCTATCTCTCGCTCGTCTATGTTGCTGGTTCAGTGTTGGTTGCTCTTGGTGCAGTGCCACCATTGAATTTGCCTGATACGGAATTTACCATGATCGGCTTGGCATTAATAGCTTTGGGTTCGGGCGGCATAAAACCGTGCGTCTCTGCATTTGGTGGCGATCAATTTAAGATTCCCGAACAAGTGAAGCAAATGACCACCTTCTTCTCACTCTTCTACTTTTCGATCAATGCTGGTTCATTGATTTCGACTACAGTAACACCAATTTTACGCGAGGATGTGCACTGCTTTGGCGAAAAAGAGTGTTATTCATTGGCCTTTGGCGTACCGGCTATTCTTATGGCAGTTTCGATAA TTGTCTTCGTGTTGGGTCGTCCACTTTACAAGAGCAAACCGCCGGCAGGAAATATGGTCGTATTAGTCAGCAAAACCATTGGT AACGCAATTGCTACCAAATGGCGTGAGAAGAAGACCAATCCTCGCGAACACTGGTTGGACTATGCCGATAAGAAATATGACCGTCAATTGATCGAAGATGTCAAAGTGTTGATGCGTGTGCTTGTACTCTATTTGCCTTTGCCCATTTTTTGGGCGCTCTTCGACCAGCAGGGTTCACGTTGGACTATTCAGGCAACGCGTATGGATGGCGACATGGGCTCGTGGAATATCAAACCAGATCAAATGCAAATGATAAATCCTTTCTTAATTCTGGCCTTCATTCCTCTTTATGAACTCGCCTTCTATCCTCTGCTTGGTTTCGTCGGCATTCGTCGTCCCTTGCAAAAGTTAACATTGGGTGGCATTTTTGCGGGCATAGCTTTCGTTGTTTCCGGTCTTGTGGAGCTAAGCCTGGAG GACACCTATCCAATTCTGCCAACAGCTGGAAATGCGCAACTTCGTGTCTACAATGGCGAAAACTGTGACTATGCCATCACCTCTAATTTGACCGGTTTAAACTTCGACATTGCTTCGCTCGATATGTTTGTGAACCGCAGCATCAATATTGACTCAACGAATCATCTGTATGTCGAATTTGAGTTCACCGAGAAAGCCGGTCTAAACTGCTTTGAATTTCCAAAGCAGACCTTTGTTTTcgatacaacaacagcacattatttgtttttgaattcgAAAAACACCACACATCCGTTAATATGGGGGCAAGACACGATAAGCAAACCCAGTCGCGGTTATCCGTTTGTACGTACTTTGGCGAACGTTCAGGCAGGTCGACAAATTGAGTGGAGGAATAAGAAAGGCTCCATCGAGCACACAGAACCCGCCAATTTGCGCAACGAAACCGAGCTAAAGTCTGGCGATTATGATGTTTTGGTCGATAACACGCTAGCTGCCGCGGAGTATCTCAGTGTTGGTGGCAGATACACAATCATAATAAATGAAGAAACAACTGGTGTTTATAAAAGTAATGTCGTAATTGTAACGGAACCAAATTCGATGTCAATTTTCTGGTTAATTCCGCAATACGTAATTATGACACTCGGTGAGGTTATGTTTTCGGTGACTGGTCTTGAGTTTTCATACGCGCAAGCGCCGGTAACAATGAAATCGGTACTGCAAGCCTGTTGGCTACTTACAGTTGCATTCGGTAATGTGATCGTCGTGATTATTGCCGAATTGAAGCTCTTCGATTCACAAGCCGACGAGTTCTTCCTCTTCGCTGGCCTTATGTTCGTCGATATGATCATCTTTATGTTTGTTGCCTACCGGTACAAGCCAAATAATCCGGCCGCACACAGCGAAGTCGAGCCATTGACGCCGGCGGAAACTAACGAGAAGGTTGGCATTGACAATGTGGCCAAAACGATCGATGAGTAG